A single region of the Methanothermobacter sp. K4 genome encodes:
- a CDS encoding right-handed parallel beta-helix repeat-containing protein — MISKSFPSIRVFLLVLFVVLVSISSSSAAEWTVGPGGGYNFTSIQAAIDNGSTVSGDTITVHDDGGNPYTYHESVTVNKTNLTIRSAGLVTVNGSLNPSIPVFRVQSTGSGSTIQGFRLVGATASAGVSVNGAGNVTLMNLNITGSNRGVVISGASSNVTVSGVTVNRTSQQGLFVDYGASVSGLVVRDSVFDSTGASGIEKEYLSSVDVLRLENVTVVNATGYGVFLQARSSYGYFVR, encoded by the coding sequence TCTTCATCTGCCGCTGAATGGACTGTAGGTCCAGGGGGCGGCTACAACTTCACATCGATTCAGGCTGCAATTGATAATGGGTCCACAGTGAGCGGGGATACTATAACCGTCCACGACGATGGCGGAAACCCATACACATACCATGAGAGTGTCACTGTAAACAAGACAAACCTCACCATAAGGAGTGCAGGTCTTGTAACCGTTAACGGGTCACTTAATCCATCAATCCCTGTCTTCAGGGTTCAATCCACGGGTTCAGGCTCCACCATCCAGGGTTTCAGACTCGTAGGTGCAACAGCCTCTGCAGGTGTCTCCGTGAATGGGGCCGGGAATGTTACCCTTATGAACCTTAACATAACCGGCTCCAACCGTGGTGTTGTTATTAGTGGCGCTTCATCTAATGTGACTGTTTCTGGTGTCACTGTGAATAGGACTTCTCAGCAGGGTTTGTTTGTTGATTATGGTGCCAGTGTTTCTGGTTTGGTTGTGCGTGATTCTGTCTTTGATTCCACCGGGGCTAGTGGTATTGAGAAGGAGTACCTTTCCAGTGTGGATGTTTTGAGGCTTGAGAATGTTACTGTGGTTAATGCGACCGGTTATGGTGTTTTCCTGCAGGCTAGGAGTTCTTATGGTTATTTTGTGCGTAA